One segment of Pandoraea pnomenusa DNA contains the following:
- a CDS encoding CHAD domain-containing protein, with translation MLRDMTRATTAAIAASAEGSPADGHTEAAATSPPGAKQARRTSAAHLLVALAALALTQWPTSRGAHAGAPPAESIDPEALHALRITARRLRTLLDVFSPWIKPRWRRELTEELHWLGESTGLTRDADVFATSTLPALRIDHPAIDWPAIDAHVAKLRGDANRKAAEALTSDRQRALHSCLRDAFGIQNDGSADPRAAKALRRPSRTPGKRPRALAKHAHNVLRARYIALFPQARQLAMLDTEQLHALRVKLKQARYSTEALAPWMRKAVRAPYQDTLRVAQELLGQVNDAVVAQRLLEAMALSAAHRDTLTGRLDSLIVNTTSRAAHVLCHLPDAHTLERGMRPGRG, from the coding sequence ATGTTGCGTGACATGACACGCGCGACGACTGCGGCCATTGCCGCCTCTGCCGAGGGATCGCCCGCCGATGGCCATACCGAAGCGGCTGCGACGTCCCCGCCCGGCGCCAAACAGGCGCGGCGCACGTCGGCCGCACACCTGCTCGTCGCCCTCGCCGCGCTTGCGCTGACGCAATGGCCGACATCGCGGGGGGCACACGCCGGCGCCCCACCCGCCGAATCGATCGATCCGGAAGCACTGCACGCCTTGCGAATTACCGCGCGCCGCCTGCGCACGTTGCTCGACGTCTTTTCGCCGTGGATCAAACCGCGGTGGCGCCGCGAGTTGACGGAAGAATTGCACTGGCTCGGCGAGTCGACCGGCCTGACACGAGACGCCGATGTGTTCGCCACGTCCACGTTACCCGCACTGCGCATCGACCATCCGGCTATCGACTGGCCCGCCATCGACGCACATGTCGCGAAACTGCGTGGGGACGCCAACAGAAAGGCCGCCGAAGCCTTGACGAGCGATCGTCAGCGTGCACTGCACTCGTGCTTGCGCGACGCTTTTGGCATACAGAACGACGGCAGTGCCGACCCGCGCGCCGCCAAAGCCCTGCGACGCCCGTCGCGCACTCCCGGCAAGCGCCCTCGCGCGCTGGCCAAACATGCACACAATGTGCTGCGCGCGCGATACATCGCATTGTTTCCGCAAGCGCGCCAGCTGGCGATGCTCGACACCGAACAACTGCACGCCTTGCGCGTGAAGCTGAAGCAAGCTCGCTACAGCACCGAAGCGCTGGCGCCATGGATGCGCAAGGCGGTCCGCGCGCCGTATCAGGATACGCTTCGCGTCGCGCAGGAATTGTTGGGGCAAGTCAACGACGCGGTCGTCGCGCAACGTCTTCTCGAAGCCATGGCCCTGAGCGCTGCCCACCGCGACACACTCACGGGTCGCCTCGACAGCCTGATCGTGAATACCACGAGTCGTGCGGCCCATGTGCTGTGTCATCTACCTGACGCCCACACCCTCGAACGCGGCATGCGTCCGGGGCGGGGATGA
- a CDS encoding HU family DNA-binding protein, with translation MNKQELIDAVAGATGASKAQTGETIDTLIEVIKKAVAKGDTVQLIGFGSFGSGKRAARTGRNPKTGEAIKIPAAKTVKFTAGKAFKDAVNKK, from the coding sequence ATGAACAAACAGGAACTGATCGACGCCGTCGCCGGCGCTACGGGTGCCAGCAAGGCTCAAACCGGCGAGACCATCGATACGCTAATCGAGGTTATCAAGAAAGCCGTCGCCAAGGGTGATACGGTTCAGTTGATCGGCTTCGGCTCGTTCGGTTCGGGCAAGCGTGCCGCGCGTACCGGCCGCAACCCGAAGACCGGCGAAGCGATCAAGATCCCGGCCGCCAAGACCGTGAAGTTCACGGCTGGCAAGGCGTTCAAGGACGCTGTGAACAAGAAGTAA
- a CDS encoding heavy metal translocating P-type ATPase — protein MSKPSDPSDVTRLAGASVTDGAAPGHRGDVSGHAHGHDHGHAHRHDHDASHGHSHDHAHDHGDACAPGGANGHSTASCCAAGAAFAPSAPTGTPDANAPQARFRIDQMDCPTEERLIRDQLERRPGVDGLYFNLLKRELTVVFDARSSTDDVSRHGDAVADTLRKLGMTPVPLTEGEAAPPPPAGRKSDVAGLVAGGVLAAASEIVVWSGVPEHSPWVGAMVVAAILACGLPTLKKGWIALRHLTLNIHFLMSLAVIGAMVIGQWPEAAMVIVLFALSEKLEAASLSRARRAVEALMRLAPDQASVEQPDGSWREVPAATLPIGARVRARPGERIAIDGVIEQGSSALNQASITGESVPVDKTVGDDVYAGSINESGLIVYRTNVAPGDTTLARIVRIVETAQQQRSPTQRFVDKFSRIYTPVVVLCALLVAIVPPLAFGLAWSPWIYKALVMLVIACPCALVISTPVTVVSGLTAAARAGILIKGGAFLESGRLIRAVALDKTGTLTRGEPHLTDVVPLGSASHDDVLTLAAALDAQTTHPIARAVVDGFRQAKLGDLPEVTDVEALAGMGVKGRVGQALYYLGNHRLIESLGVCNATVEAELARLEAQARTAIVLASETQALAVLAVADTLREESREAVARLTTMGVSTVMLTGDNRATAQVIGEQAGVSDVRAEMLPEDKWQAVSSLREKFGHVGMVGDGINDAPALAAADVGFAMGVTGTDSALETADVTLMDDDLRKLPAFLMLSRRSATVLKQNIAMALAIKVVFFALAVVGLASLWMAVFADVGASLLVIANGMRLLRTKVV, from the coding sequence ATGTCCAAACCCTCGGATCCCTCGGATGTGACACGTCTGGCGGGCGCGAGCGTGACGGATGGCGCGGCGCCGGGTCACCGCGGCGACGTTTCCGGCCACGCGCATGGCCACGACCACGGGCATGCGCATCGGCACGATCATGACGCCTCGCATGGCCATTCGCATGATCACGCGCATGATCATGGCGATGCCTGCGCGCCGGGTGGGGCAAACGGCCATTCGACGGCTTCGTGTTGTGCCGCTGGCGCCGCGTTCGCCCCGTCGGCGCCGACAGGCACGCCCGACGCCAACGCGCCGCAGGCGCGCTTCCGTATCGATCAGATGGATTGCCCCACGGAGGAGCGTTTGATCCGTGACCAACTGGAGCGGCGCCCGGGGGTCGACGGCCTGTACTTCAACCTGTTGAAACGTGAATTGACGGTCGTGTTCGACGCCCGTAGCTCGACGGACGACGTCAGCCGTCATGGCGACGCGGTGGCCGACACCCTGCGCAAACTTGGCATGACGCCGGTTCCGCTCACTGAAGGCGAAGCCGCACCGCCGCCGCCGGCCGGTCGCAAGTCCGACGTGGCGGGTCTCGTTGCTGGCGGCGTACTCGCCGCGGCGAGCGAGATCGTCGTCTGGTCGGGCGTGCCGGAGCATAGCCCATGGGTCGGCGCCATGGTGGTCGCCGCGATTCTCGCGTGCGGCCTGCCGACGCTCAAGAAAGGCTGGATCGCACTGCGTCACCTCACGCTGAACATACATTTCCTGATGTCGCTCGCGGTCATCGGCGCGATGGTCATCGGGCAGTGGCCGGAAGCGGCGATGGTGATCGTGCTTTTCGCGCTATCGGAGAAGCTCGAAGCGGCGTCGCTCTCGCGTGCACGGCGCGCCGTGGAGGCACTCATGCGCCTGGCACCTGATCAGGCATCGGTCGAGCAGCCTGACGGCAGCTGGCGCGAGGTGCCTGCGGCGACGCTGCCGATCGGTGCGCGCGTGCGCGCTCGTCCGGGAGAGCGCATCGCCATCGACGGCGTCATCGAGCAAGGGAGTTCGGCGCTCAATCAGGCATCGATCACGGGCGAAAGCGTGCCCGTCGACAAGACCGTGGGCGACGACGTCTACGCGGGCAGCATCAACGAGAGCGGGCTGATCGTCTACCGCACCAACGTGGCGCCCGGTGACACGACGCTCGCGCGCATCGTACGCATCGTCGAGACGGCGCAGCAGCAACGCTCGCCCACGCAGCGTTTCGTCGATAAGTTCTCGCGCATCTATACGCCGGTCGTCGTGCTCTGCGCATTGCTGGTGGCGATCGTGCCGCCGCTGGCCTTCGGTCTTGCGTGGTCGCCGTGGATCTACAAGGCGCTGGTGATGCTGGTCATCGCGTGTCCCTGCGCATTGGTGATCTCCACGCCAGTGACCGTGGTGAGCGGTCTGACCGCTGCGGCGCGCGCCGGCATTCTGATCAAGGGCGGCGCGTTCCTCGAGAGCGGCCGTCTGATTCGGGCGGTGGCGCTCGACAAGACGGGCACCCTCACGCGAGGGGAGCCACACCTCACCGACGTGGTGCCACTGGGGAGTGCGTCGCACGACGACGTGCTGACGCTCGCCGCTGCCCTCGACGCCCAGACCACGCACCCCATCGCGCGCGCCGTCGTCGACGGGTTCCGGCAGGCGAAGCTGGGAGATCTGCCGGAAGTGACCGATGTCGAGGCGCTTGCTGGCATGGGCGTGAAGGGGCGCGTGGGACAGGCGCTGTATTACCTGGGCAATCATCGTCTGATCGAGTCGCTGGGCGTGTGCAATGCGACCGTGGAAGCCGAGCTCGCGCGTCTCGAGGCGCAGGCGCGCACGGCAATCGTGCTGGCCAGCGAAACGCAGGCGCTCGCGGTGCTGGCCGTGGCCGACACGTTGCGGGAAGAAAGCCGGGAGGCCGTTGCGCGATTGACGACCATGGGCGTGAGCACCGTCATGCTGACGGGCGACAATCGCGCGACCGCACAGGTGATCGGCGAGCAGGCCGGCGTGAGCGATGTGCGTGCCGAGATGCTGCCCGAGGACAAGTGGCAGGCAGTGTCGTCGCTTCGCGAAAAGTTCGGTCACGTGGGCATGGTCGGCGATGGCATCAACGATGCGCCTGCACTGGCGGCAGCCGACGTGGGGTTTGCGATGGGGGTCACGGGGACCGATAGCGCGCTCGAGACGGCCGACGTCACTCTGATGGACGACGATCTGCGAAAGCTGCCGGCATTCCTGATGTTGTCCCGACGGTCTGCGACGGTGCTCAAGCAGAACATCGCGATGGCACTGGCCATCAAGGTCGTGTTCTTCGCATTGGCTGTCGTTGGCCTGGCGTCACTGTGGATGGCCGTGTTCGCCGACGTTGGCGCGAGCCTGCTGGTGATCGCCAATGGCATGCGTCTGCTGCGCACGAAAGTGGTGTGA
- a CDS encoding Cd(II)/Pb(II)-responsive transcriptional regulator, giving the protein MKIGELARAAGTDVETIRYYERAGLLSAPPRTDTGYRAYGEDHLEALRFIRHCRSLDMPLADAKRLSELAYDTNVTCEDANHLIEAHLARVHARIHELQALEQQLLHLQAQCQSRHETSDCGILRALMQGAHGEACACHSESDPVDVACDHDPLHA; this is encoded by the coding sequence ATGAAAATCGGAGAACTGGCCCGGGCGGCGGGTACCGATGTCGAAACGATCCGCTATTACGAGCGTGCCGGCCTCCTGTCGGCCCCGCCGAGGACCGACACGGGCTACCGCGCCTACGGCGAAGACCATCTGGAAGCGCTGCGCTTCATTCGCCACTGCCGCTCGCTCGACATGCCGCTCGCCGACGCGAAGCGTTTGAGCGAACTCGCCTACGATACGAACGTGACCTGCGAAGACGCCAACCACCTGATCGAGGCACATCTGGCCCGTGTCCATGCCCGCATCCATGAGTTGCAAGCGCTCGAGCAGCAGTTGCTGCATCTGCAGGCACAATGCCAGAGCCGACACGAAACGAGCGATTGCGGCATCCTGCGCGCGCTCATGCAAGGGGCTCATGGCGAAGCCTGCGCCTGCCACAGCGAAAGCGATCCCGTCGACGTCGCCTGCGACCACGATCCTCTGCATGCGTGA